A genome region from Dolichospermum compactum NIES-806 includes the following:
- a CDS encoding metal ABC transporter solute-binding protein, Zn/Mn family produces the protein MLEKRLSSHLLKTIILGVMVGLFGCGNKTISTPYNTTNNNINNNLPFVVATNSVICDLTKQVAGDTINLICLIPPGMNPINYKPMPEDNQAIKNASLVLYHGYNFEPGLIKIIEEIKKPKSKIAVAKTIGVNLIKIRKNGKQIVEPHVWHNPNNTIKMVEIINSSLIKLVPKNKNIYNKNTKIITQEINQINNWIKVRLASIPDKNRKLITTSSAMIYYVKAYDIPYSVNLGNVKNMGKLTDTEVRNLAKDIQKAKVPTIFADTNTNSNLLAPVATAAEVKVSQKPLYIGGLGELGSDGETYQKMMTTNTRIIVEGLGGTYLKFHVRQ, from the coding sequence ATGTTAGAAAAAAGACTATCTTCACATTTATTGAAAACTATCATTTTAGGCGTAATGGTGGGTTTATTTGGATGTGGAAATAAAACTATTAGTACACCATATAATACCACCAATAATAATATTAATAATAATTTGCCTTTTGTTGTAGCAACTAATAGCGTAATTTGCGATTTAACAAAACAAGTTGCTGGAGATACAATTAATCTGATTTGTTTAATTCCTCCTGGTATGAATCCTATAAATTATAAACCCATGCCAGAAGATAATCAAGCTATTAAAAATGCTAGTTTAGTGTTATATCATGGTTATAATTTTGAACCAGGTTTAATTAAAATTATTGAAGAGATTAAAAAGCCTAAATCAAAAATTGCCGTTGCTAAAACTATCGGTGTAAATTTAATTAAAATTAGAAAAAACGGTAAACAAATTGTTGAACCTCATGTTTGGCATAACCCAAATAATACTATCAAAATGGTGGAGATAATTAATAGTAGTTTAATTAAACTAGTACCAAAAAATAAGAATATCTATAATAAAAATACAAAAATAATCACCCAAGAAATCAATCAAATCAATAATTGGATTAAAGTAAGACTAGCTAGTATTCCCGATAAAAATCGAAAATTAATTACAACAAGTTCAGCAATGATTTATTATGTCAAAGCTTATGATATTCCCTATTCAGTCAATTTAGGTAATGTTAAAAATATGGGAAAATTGACAGATACAGAAGTCAGAAATTTGGCTAAGGATATTCAAAAAGCTAAAGTACCAACAATTTTTGCAGATACAAATACCAATTCCAATTTACTCGCACCCGTAGCGACAGCAGCGGAAGTAAAAGTTTCTCAAAAACCACTTTATATTGGCGGACTAGGTGAACTAGGAAGTGACGGAGAAACCTATCAAAAAATGATGACAACTAATACAAGAATCATTGTAGAAGGATTGGGAGGAACATATTTGAAGTTTCATGTGAGACAATAA
- a CDS encoding Mur ligase family protein → MTLGKKIKVIDRLRLGFAVSMAKSVTFLVRSLRLGAASVLPGSIARRIEPRILELLSQQVKNGVILIAGTNGKTTTALLLCTILERNGFRIAHNSTGANLENGLATALIDNASLLGNLNVDYAILEVDENIVPKVLKPLKPRIILCLNLFRDQLDRYGEVDSISKRWTQVIATLPETTVVIPNADDPTLSYLGQQLPQKVLFFGLNEPENYLEAIPHAVDSIYCPSCGHALDYQGVYLSHLGDFTCPSCGFTKSQPALLSQEWPQMLVGLYNKYNTLAAATAAQALGVDEVNIRDGINNFHAAFGRAEDLVINGKRVRILLSKNPVGTNETIRVVTQSTDKTTLLVLNDRTPDGTDVSWIWDVDTEKLVARGGTLIVSGDRVYDMALRLRYSQESLDSDINLIVESNLQQAIATALEHTPANETLHILPTYSAMLEVREVLTGRKIL, encoded by the coding sequence ATGACTCTGGGTAAGAAAATAAAGGTTATAGATAGACTCCGCTTGGGTTTTGCGGTATCAATGGCTAAAAGTGTGACGTTTTTGGTGCGGTCATTGCGTCTTGGTGCAGCTAGTGTTTTACCTGGTTCGATTGCGCGACGGATAGAACCTCGTATTTTGGAGTTATTGAGTCAGCAGGTTAAAAATGGGGTAATTCTCATTGCGGGGACGAATGGGAAAACTACTACGGCGTTACTGTTATGCACTATTTTAGAACGGAATGGTTTCCGTATTGCCCATAATTCTACGGGTGCAAATCTGGAAAATGGGTTAGCAACGGCTTTAATAGATAATGCTAGTCTGCTGGGAAATCTGAATGTAGATTATGCAATTTTGGAAGTTGATGAAAATATAGTTCCCAAGGTTTTAAAACCGCTAAAACCTCGAATTATTCTCTGTTTAAATCTGTTCCGTGACCAGTTGGATAGATATGGGGAAGTGGATAGTATTAGTAAGCGGTGGACTCAGGTAATTGCTACTTTACCAGAAACAACAGTAGTTATTCCCAATGCTGATGATCCGACTTTATCCTATTTGGGTCAACAGTTACCGCAAAAGGTGTTATTTTTTGGTTTAAATGAGCCTGAAAATTATTTAGAAGCTATTCCTCATGCTGTTGATTCTATTTATTGTCCTAGCTGTGGTCATGCTTTAGATTATCAAGGGGTTTATTTGTCCCATTTGGGAGATTTTACTTGTCCTAGTTGTGGTTTTACTAAAAGTCAACCTGCTTTATTAAGTCAGGAATGGCCACAAATGCTTGTGGGTTTATATAACAAATATAATACTTTGGCAGCAGCTACAGCAGCACAAGCATTAGGAGTTGATGAGGTGAATATTAGGGATGGAATTAATAATTTTCACGCTGCTTTTGGTCGTGCAGAAGATTTAGTGATTAATGGTAAACGGGTGCGGATTCTATTATCGAAAAACCCTGTGGGAACAAATGAAACTATCCGCGTCGTCACTCAAAGTACCGATAAAACGACTTTATTGGTGTTGAATGACAGGACTCCTGATGGTACTGATGTATCATGGATTTGGGATGTGGATACAGAAAAGTTGGTAGCACGGGGTGGAACGTTGATTGTCAGTGGCGATCGCGTGTATGATATGGCTTTACGTCTACGTTATAGTCAGGAATCTCTGGACAGTGACATCAATCTGATTGTAGAGTCAAATTTGCAGCAAGCGATCGCTACTGCTCTAGAGCATACACCAGCAAATGAAACTTTACACATTCTCCCCACCTATTCAGCCATGCTGGAAGTGCGAGAAGTATTGACTGGTAGGAAAATTCTCTGA
- a CDS encoding thylakoid membrane photosystem I accumulation factor gives MNSIKWLFSQTQIITNWKRLVSKCLLLLVCLFVISMQPALAGIKDDRYDGNIFVIYAGNGSLVPPKETLAQTLAEHKPAIVTFYTDDSSDCKKYAPVVSEMQAFYGRATEIIPVSVDTLLADNTYQPTEAGYYYGGSVPQVVVFDQSGKVILNKKGQVPFEEIDDKLREIFDLLPRTESVELKRRSPREFSSQLEDQ, from the coding sequence ATGAATAGCATAAAGTGGCTTTTTTCACAAACTCAAATAATTACTAATTGGAAACGGTTAGTGTCGAAATGCTTATTGCTGCTTGTTTGCCTATTCGTAATTAGTATGCAGCCAGCATTAGCAGGTATTAAAGATGACCGATATGATGGCAATATTTTTGTAATTTATGCTGGTAATGGTTCTCTCGTTCCCCCCAAAGAAACTCTAGCACAGACATTAGCAGAACATAAACCAGCAATAGTGACATTCTACACTGATGACAGTAGCGATTGCAAAAAATATGCGCCGGTTGTTTCCGAGATGCAAGCATTCTATGGTCGCGCCACAGAAATCATTCCTGTCAGCGTTGATACTCTTTTAGCGGACAATACCTATCAACCCACAGAAGCGGGATATTACTATGGAGGAAGTGTTCCTCAAGTTGTAGTTTTTGACCAGTCAGGTAAGGTAATCTTGAACAAAAAAGGTCAAGTACCTTTTGAGGAAATAGACGACAAATTGAGAGAAATATTTGACTTATTACCCCGCACTGAGTCAGTCGAGTTAAAACGACGTTCACCAAGAGAATTCAGCAGTCAGTTAGAAGACCAATAG
- a CDS encoding ATP-dependent helicase, with translation MTNDQSPLTKLTENIATIRAQLRPGQTQMADWRGGALAVSAVPGAGKSTGMAAAAAIAIACQYEDYLNTGNQDYKQLIVVTFTRSATANIKLKIRENLKKLSLPQTGFAVYTLHGLALIIASRHPHLSGLQLENATLITPNQSHKFIRTAVEQWIANYPEIYLRLLAGKQFDGEETEKLRRQSALRTEILPDLAYTVIHEAKSSGISPADLLKWSEQTHNKYDILRIAAGLYEQYQKIMQLQDFIDYDDMILGALKVLRNPSTCRIEQNKVFAVFEDEAQDSSPLQTDLLEILASQEYADKLDKSALNLIRVGDPNQAINSTFTPADPIYFREFCEDCQIQDRLAQMDQAGRSTQIIIDAANFALEWVNNQDFAKTQHRQAPFRNQKIQPVNQENGNPQPVGQGLELHTPRDIHHTVELLSQRVIELFTENPQACAAILVRENRQGRWLAAALEPICKEHKIKLYDVGEKERRSHVPQEILSLLQFCDRPHSPDYLKATLEVLVERQLIPTQDINTLASLPEEFLYPGPLATPQTEIVQKAAHLCRSLLRAYLELPFYQIISFLALTLKYDQAELATADKLAERVNQQIFGNSSMGAMISTLSEIVNSERFESVEPENVEAQYTKAGQLTIITMHKAKGLDWDYVFLPFLHENLIPGRFWIPPQGQFLGDFTLSEVARAQIRAGLHKKPIPDINQAWEESKYLKIAEEYRLLYVAMTRAKRLLWMSAAQKAPFTWSKPENLQTSAPCPVFTALKRQFSR, from the coding sequence ATGACTAATGACCAATCACCACTGACTAAATTAACAGAGAATATCGCCACCATTCGCGCCCAGCTTCGCCCAGGACAAACACAAATGGCGGATTGGAGAGGGGGAGCATTGGCTGTGTCTGCTGTGCCTGGGGCGGGCAAATCTACGGGGATGGCGGCAGCAGCAGCGATCGCCATTGCTTGTCAATATGAGGATTATTTAAATACTGGTAATCAGGATTATAAACAGTTAATTGTTGTTACTTTTACCCGTTCTGCCACTGCTAATATTAAACTTAAAATTCGGGAAAACTTAAAAAAATTATCTTTACCACAAACAGGATTTGCAGTTTATACTTTGCATGGTTTAGCTTTAATTATTGCTAGTCGTCATCCTCATTTATCGGGTTTACAATTAGAAAATGCGACTTTAATCACACCAAATCAAAGTCATAAATTCATTCGCACAGCAGTAGAACAATGGATTGCTAATTATCCAGAAATTTATCTACGCTTACTTGCAGGAAAGCAATTTGATGGAGAAGAAACCGAAAAACTCCGTCGTCAATCGGCGCTGCGAACGGAAATATTACCAGATTTAGCTTATACGGTGATTCATGAAGCCAAAAGTTCGGGAATATCGCCAGCAGATTTATTAAAGTGGAGTGAACAAACTCATAATAAATATGACATTTTAAGAATAGCCGCTGGATTATATGAACAATATCAAAAAATCATGCAGTTACAAGACTTTATTGATTACGATGATATGATATTAGGGGCTTTAAAAGTTTTGCGAAATCCTAGCACCTGCCGCATTGAACAAAATAAAGTTTTTGCTGTTTTTGAAGACGAAGCTCAAGATTCTAGTCCTTTACAAACAGATTTATTAGAAATACTCGCTAGTCAAGAATATGCAGATAAATTAGATAAATCAGCTTTGAATTTAATCAGAGTTGGTGATCCTAATCAAGCCATTAATTCTACATTTACACCTGCTGACCCGATTTATTTTCGGGAATTTTGCGAAGATTGTCAAATTCAAGATAGACTAGCCCAAATGGATCAAGCTGGGCGCAGTACGCAAATAATTATTGATGCAGCTAACTTTGCTTTAGAATGGGTTAATAATCAAGATTTTGCCAAAACTCAACATAGACAAGCACCATTTAGAAATCAGAAAATTCAACCAGTCAATCAAGAAAATGGCAATCCTCAACCTGTGGGACAGGGTTTAGAACTTCATACCCCTAGAGATATTCATCATACAGTTGAATTACTTTCCCAAAGAGTAATTGAGTTATTTACCGAAAATCCCCAAGCTTGTGCAGCGATATTAGTGAGAGAAAATCGCCAAGGACGATGGTTAGCTGCGGCTTTAGAACCAATATGTAAAGAACATAAAATAAAACTTTATGATGTAGGAGAAAAAGAACGCCGTTCTCATGTTCCTCAAGAAATTCTATCATTATTGCAGTTTTGCGATCGCCCCCATTCCCCCGATTATCTCAAAGCTACCTTAGAAGTCCTTGTAGAACGACAATTAATTCCTACCCAAGATATTAACACTCTAGCTAGTTTACCTGAAGAATTTCTATATCCGGGTCCTTTAGCCACACCCCAAACAGAAATAGTCCAAAAAGCCGCTCATCTTTGTCGGAGTTTACTTAGGGCTTATTTAGAATTACCATTTTATCAAATAATTTCTTTTTTGGCCTTAACCTTAAAATATGATCAAGCCGAATTAGCCACTGCGGATAAACTTGCAGAACGGGTAAATCAGCAAATTTTTGGGAATAGTTCTATGGGGGCAATGATCTCAACTTTAAGTGAAATTGTCAATTCCGAAAGATTTGAATCTGTAGAACCAGAAAATGTAGAAGCACAATATACCAAAGCCGGACAATTAACAATTATCACCATGCACAAAGCCAAAGGGCTAGACTGGGATTATGTATTTTTGCCTTTTCTCCATGAAAATTTAATTCCTGGACGCTTTTGGATTCCCCCCCAAGGACAGTTTTTAGGTGATTTTACTTTATCAGAAGTTGCCCGCGCCCAAATTCGTGCCGGACTTCACAAAAAACCCATACCGGATATTAACCAAGCCTGGGAAGAATCAAAATACCTGAAAATTGCTGAAGAATATCGTTTACTTTATGTTGCCATGACTAGAGCCAAAAGACTCTTATGGATGTCTGCGGCTCAAAAAGCACCTTTTACTTGGAGTAAACCGGAGAATTTACAAACATCAGCCCCTTGTCCAGTTTTTACAGCTTTAAAACGGCAATTTTCTCGGTGA
- a CDS encoding Uma2 family endonuclease, translating into MTFTTDVQEDPDLRPYPETSLPDHTQLPESDGTFVKNWQEHPQSILLTDSIKPVLQKLYPDSQYFIGQDLGIYWRITEPPEKGAEAPDWFYVPSVPPTLNGKTRRSYVLWQEFIAPSIVLEFVSGNGAEERDKTPWKGKFWIYEQVVRTPFYGIYEVNKASIEVYELIGGKYQLLSANERGHYSITTMGVELGLWQGEYQNAELPWLRWWDLQGNLLLTGEERAEQETQRANRLTAQLRALGIEPEA; encoded by the coding sequence ATGACTTTTACAACTGATGTCCAGGAAGATCCAGACTTACGCCCTTACCCAGAAACCTCTCTTCCAGATCATACCCAACTACCAGAGTCGGACGGTACATTTGTGAAAAATTGGCAAGAACATCCCCAAAGTATTCTACTAACTGATTCTATCAAACCAGTATTACAAAAACTTTATCCTGATAGTCAATATTTTATTGGACAAGATTTAGGCATTTATTGGCGTATTACTGAACCACCTGAGAAAGGTGCAGAAGCACCAGACTGGTTCTATGTTCCCAGTGTACCACCTACCTTAAATGGTAAAACCCGACGCTCCTATGTCCTTTGGCAAGAATTTATTGCTCCATCAATTGTTTTAGAATTTGTTTCGGGGAATGGTGCAGAAGAACGAGATAAAACTCCGTGGAAAGGTAAATTTTGGATTTATGAGCAGGTAGTTCGTACTCCTTTTTACGGCATTTATGAAGTTAATAAAGCCAGTATAGAAGTTTATGAATTAATTGGTGGAAAATATCAGTTATTGTCAGCAAATGAAAGGGGACATTATTCAATTACAACTATGGGTGTGGAGTTAGGTTTATGGCAAGGAGAATATCAGAATGCAGAATTACCCTGGTTGCGGTGGTGGGATTTGCAAGGTAATTTGTTGTTAACCGGTGAAGAAAGAGCCGAACAGGAAACACAAAGAGCAAATCGGTTGACTGCACAATTACGGGCTTTGGGAATTGAACCGGAAGCGTAA
- a CDS encoding serine/threonine protein kinase, whose protein sequence is MTWGIGQELQGGKYVIEQILGQGGFGITYKALQVNLNRPVVIKTPNEYLNHDPEYDKYIERFIAEGRTLARLSQEPHPHIVGVIELFQEGNTHCLVMEFVPGENLFQAVKRRGALPAAEIVTYIRQIGQALMVVHQAGLVHRDAHPGNIMLRSNGKAVLIDFGIAKQIIPATQSSTDKAANDGFAPYEQRYKGSRDPRVDVYCLAASFYFGVTGKKPTNSLARKLDNEPLIPPQKIISSISDGLNRAILYGMALEAKDRPHSMQSWLEILSYKFNTEAKNPTVTFPPPVEDIYKKEVVYPEPTIEKETISDKPARKVPWVSLTILLLLYSLMGYILTAVNAPFSLSAVVVAWAMTMAVDVAVAVVVTWVMAVVVVVAVVVTGTFGVVWAGALAGAGNWVVAGAVVMVMDKLGKSFSKFHTFLILAGTSNIGLGLGWIVHQLLKPV, encoded by the coding sequence ATGACCTGGGGAATAGGACAGGAATTGCAGGGTGGTAAATATGTAATTGAGCAGATTCTCGGACAAGGAGGATTTGGCATTACTTACAAGGCATTACAGGTGAACCTCAATCGGCCAGTTGTCATCAAGACACCTAATGAATATCTGAACCATGATCCAGAGTATGACAAGTATATAGAAAGATTTATTGCAGAAGGGCGGACACTAGCACGTTTATCTCAAGAGCCTCACCCTCATATCGTGGGCGTAATTGAACTATTTCAGGAAGGTAACACCCATTGTCTAGTCATGGAGTTTGTACCGGGGGAAAATTTGTTTCAGGCTGTCAAGCGTAGGGGAGCATTACCAGCAGCAGAGATTGTAACTTATATTCGCCAAATAGGGCAAGCTCTAATGGTAGTGCATCAAGCAGGTTTAGTACACAGAGATGCCCACCCTGGAAACATTATGCTGCGAAGTAATGGTAAGGCTGTTTTAATTGATTTTGGTATTGCTAAACAAATAATTCCTGCAACTCAAAGTTCGACGGATAAGGCAGCTAATGATGGATTTGCCCCTTATGAACAAAGATATAAAGGAAGTAGAGATCCAAGGGTAGATGTTTACTGTCTCGCTGCTAGTTTTTATTTTGGGGTAACTGGTAAAAAGCCCACAAATTCTTTAGCTCGTAAACTTGATAATGAGCCGCTAATTCCACCGCAAAAGATTATTTCTAGTATCAGTGATGGATTAAATAGAGCAATTCTCTATGGTATGGCTTTGGAGGCAAAAGACCGTCCTCATTCTATGCAGTCATGGCTAGAAATATTAAGCTACAAGTTTAATACAGAGGCAAAAAATCCAACAGTAACATTTCCACCTCCAGTTGAGGATATTTACAAAAAAGAAGTTGTTTATCCTGAACCTACGATAGAGAAAGAAACTATTAGCGATAAACCAGCTAGAAAAGTTCCTTGGGTTTCATTGACTATATTATTATTGCTTTATTCCCTAATGGGCTACATCCTAACTGCCGTTAATGCTCCGTTTTCGCTTTCGGCTGTAGTTGTAGCTTGGGCTATGACTATGGCTGTGGATGTGGCTGTGGCTGTAGTTGTAACTTGGGTTATGGCTGTAGTTGTAGTTGTGGCTGTGGTTGTGACTGGGACTTTCGGTGTGGTTTGGGCTGGGGCTTTGGCTGGGGCTGGGAATTGGGTTGTGGCTGGGGCTGTAGTTATGGTTATGGATAAATTAGGAAAATCCTTTAGCAAGTTTCATACTTTTCTAATTTTGGCTGGCACTTCCAATATCGGCTTAGGTTTAGGATGGATAGTACACCAACTTTTGAAGCCGGTTTGA
- a CDS encoding serine/threonine protein kinase: MAWVAGDQLQGGKYTVEKELRRGRFGITYLVKNKNSDRQIIKTLDINLLTSLNQSDRERLETMFLQEAVKLTRCQHQHIVKFSEPFKEAESSCLVMEYVAGLNLAERDQLQLPEQEALVYIRQIGEALTVVHDNNLIHGDVQPENIILRGGKPEAVLIDFDLALDFDHELTTRRAEENAPGFTSPELYVKGTKPTQASDIYSLAATLYVLLTGKIPVDALKRKLDNIHLQEPKEINPKISDRINQEILTGMKLNPQERSQSVKKWLDSLGGTEKKPKPILDWSWDKNIQFWTLVIAGIAAIGTLLSGIVGWIPIFKPSPPTSTPSQSPSPTATNKP, encoded by the coding sequence ATGGCTTGGGTAGCAGGTGATCAGTTGCAAGGTGGAAAATACACCGTTGAGAAAGAATTAAGAAGGGGACGCTTCGGGATTACTTATTTGGTTAAAAATAAAAATAGCGATCGCCAAATTATCAAAACCTTAGATATTAATTTACTCACATCCCTGAATCAATCAGATCGGGAACGGCTAGAAACGATGTTTTTGCAAGAAGCAGTCAAACTTACGCGCTGTCAGCATCAACATATTGTTAAATTTTCCGAACCTTTTAAAGAAGCAGAGTCTTCCTGTTTGGTAATGGAATATGTGGCCGGATTAAACTTAGCTGAACGTGACCAACTACAACTTCCTGAACAAGAAGCATTAGTTTACATTCGGCAAATTGGGGAAGCTTTGACAGTTGTACATGACAATAACTTGATTCATGGAGATGTGCAACCAGAAAATATTATTTTGCGTGGGGGAAAACCTGAAGCTGTACTCATTGATTTTGATTTGGCTCTAGATTTTGACCATGAATTAACCACGCGACGAGCCGAAGAAAATGCCCCTGGATTTACATCTCCTGAGCTTTATGTTAAAGGCACTAAACCAACTCAAGCCAGTGATATTTATTCTTTGGCTGCAACTCTTTATGTGCTTTTGACTGGAAAAATTCCTGTAGATGCTCTCAAACGTAAACTGGATAATATTCATTTACAAGAACCAAAAGAAATTAATCCCAAAATTAGCGATCGCATTAACCAAGAAATTTTAACAGGGATGAAACTAAATCCCCAAGAGCGATCGCAATCAGTAAAAAAATGGCTTGACTCTTTAGGTGGAACTGAAAAAAAACCAAAGCCTATACTTGATTGGAGTTGGGATAAAAACATCCAGTTCTGGACATTGGTTATAGCTGGAATTGCTGCTATTGGGACATTACTCTCAGGTATAGTTGGCTGGATTCCTATTTTTAAACCATCTCCACCTACCAGTACACCATCACAATCTCCCAGTCCTACGGCTACCAATAAACCGTAG
- a CDS encoding RuBisCO accumulation factor 1 → MTEIQPNLPNPDEETATELLVKLRQKQGTWVEWGQAIAYLQKNGYNPQDIFEATGFEPIQQNQVIVGSQVYNSMEKCGSSSATLAYYSTKSSDVLYELRGLTQEDRATTADLTYQYKLDADVVRDIAKAVKDYSWFPTLPEGFSKHPGDAIAYQSWKYAKQKSDLSERSRLIAKGLRFAHSETARKQLEQLLMDFSVTAKVAPPILPFYRLEIDEDLPRILPVVGELPLTSQELKAVPFITEIQPFRIVKFAGEQAWVALPGWKVLLNAEDPVVVIGNSDIFPNPHQNKVEPIMIVIDRAQREWDISNYFVFENGDSIDFQWFETAPAIPLLGKMIVLVRPKKVLDEEYTKDAWQIDE, encoded by the coding sequence ATGACCGAAATACAGCCCAATTTGCCAAATCCTGACGAAGAAACAGCCACAGAATTATTAGTTAAGCTGAGACAAAAACAGGGGACTTGGGTAGAATGGGGACAGGCGATCGCCTACCTGCAAAAAAATGGTTACAATCCCCAAGACATCTTTGAAGCCACTGGATTTGAACCAATTCAACAAAATCAGGTAATTGTTGGCTCTCAGGTTTATAATTCTATGGAAAAATGTGGCTCATCATCGGCAACATTGGCATATTATAGCACCAAGAGTAGTGATGTCTTATATGAATTGCGTGGATTAACCCAAGAAGACCGAGCCACGACTGCGGATTTGACATATCAATACAAACTTGATGCCGATGTAGTCAGGGATATAGCCAAAGCAGTGAAAGACTATTCTTGGTTTCCTACTTTACCCGAAGGTTTTAGTAAACATCCAGGAGATGCGATCGCCTATCAATCCTGGAAATATGCTAAACAAAAATCTGACTTATCCGAGCGATCGCGCTTAATTGCCAAGGGCTTACGCTTTGCTCATTCCGAAACAGCCAGAAAACAACTAGAACAACTGTTAATGGATTTTAGCGTTACGGCTAAAGTAGCACCGCCGATTTTACCATTTTATCGTCTAGAAATTGATGAAGATTTACCCCGGATTTTACCAGTTGTAGGTGAATTACCATTAACATCACAGGAATTAAAAGCTGTACCATTTATTACCGAAATTCAACCATTTCGGATTGTTAAATTTGCCGGAGAACAAGCTTGGGTAGCCTTACCGGGCTGGAAAGTGCTACTAAATGCAGAAGATCCTGTAGTTGTCATTGGTAATAGCGATATTTTCCCCAACCCCCATCAAAACAAAGTTGAACCGATCATGATCGTCATAGATCGCGCTCAACGAGAATGGGATATTTCCAATTACTTTGTGTTTGAAAACGGCGATAGTATTGACTTTCAATGGTTTGAAACCGCACCAGCAATTCCCCTGTTAGGAAAAATGATTGTCTTAGTCCGTCCCAAGAAAGTCCTTGATGAAGAATATACCAAGGATGCTTGGCAGATTGACGAATAA
- the ubiE gene encoding bifunctional demethylmenaquinone methyltransferase/2-methoxy-6-polyprenyl-1,4-benzoquinol methylase UbiE: protein MSNEVRAIFNRIAPVYDQLNDQLSLGQHRIWKEMTVKWSAAKPGDTGLDLCCGSGDLTFRLARHVGKIGKVYGVDFSANLLNTAQERCKNYYPQPPINWIEADVLNLPFDNNYFDTATMGYGLRNVKDIPGSLKEIHRVLKPGAKAAILDFHRPDNQQYRAVQQWYLDNLVVPIATNLGLKDEYAYISPSLDRFPTGKEQIELALEAGFINATHYPIANGMMGVLVVIR, encoded by the coding sequence ATGAGTAACGAAGTCCGCGCTATATTTAATCGTATTGCTCCCGTTTATGACCAACTTAACGATCAATTAAGCTTGGGACAACACCGCATTTGGAAAGAAATGACAGTCAAATGGAGCGCAGCTAAACCTGGTGATACTGGCTTAGATTTGTGTTGCGGTAGTGGGGATTTAACTTTTCGGTTAGCACGTCATGTAGGGAAAATAGGCAAAGTTTATGGAGTAGATTTTTCTGCTAACTTACTAAATACTGCTCAAGAACGCTGCAAAAATTACTATCCCCAACCTCCTATTAATTGGATAGAAGCAGATGTATTAAATTTACCTTTTGATAATAATTATTTTGACACAGCCACGATGGGGTATGGATTAAGAAATGTTAAAGATATTCCCGGTAGTCTCAAAGAAATACACCGTGTTCTCAAACCAGGTGCGAAAGCCGCAATTTTAGACTTTCATCGTCCCGACAATCAACAGTACCGCGCTGTGCAACAGTGGTACTTGGATAATCTGGTAGTTCCCATAGCTACTAATCTAGGCTTAAAAGACGAATATGCTTATATTAGCCCTAGTTTAGACCGATTTCCCACTGGGAAGGAGCAAATAGAGTTAGCTCTTGAAGCCGGTTTTATAAATGCCACACATTACCCCATTGCTAACGGTATGATGGGAGTATTAGTAGTAATTAGGTGA